The following coding sequences lie in one Pseudomonas svalbardensis genomic window:
- a CDS encoding IS4 family transposase yields the protein MNRRREILQHQQQRFHRHASDCDAYAFFNLLTSPELLQRVESALPEYRERLFPPTETLSMFLAQAMSADRSCQNAVNDLSIKRSCGGMKPSSTRTGAYCKARKRLPVEMVSTLVRHTGASISDNAPSSWRWMGRPVRLVDGTTVSMPDTAANQGAYPQSRGQKVGLGFPLCRVVGIVCLSSGAVLDAALGRFRGKGGDEQTLLRSMLDTLKTGDILLGDAYYATYFLLCELQRRGVDGVFEQYGARRRSTDFRLGQSLGSEDHLIELKKPARRPPWMSQTHYEQAPERLTVRELKAGGKTLVTTLHCPKQTPKTALKSLYKGRWHVELDLRNLKATLGLGKLSCKTPGMAVKELWVYLLAHNLIRMLMAQSALLADCLPRELSFKHSLQLWLALRQYGSPEDEDGLSNLLMLIAQRRVGNRPGRIEPRAIKRRPQAYPLLTKPRRSARADVRKNGHAKHVK from the coding sequence ATGAATCGTAGACGTGAAATTCTCCAGCATCAACAGCAACGTTTTCATCGACACGCTTCGGACTGTGATGCCTATGCGTTTTTCAATCTCCTCACGTCTCCCGAGCTCTTACAGCGCGTCGAGTCTGCACTGCCGGAATATCGGGAGCGTCTGTTTCCGCCGACTGAAACGCTGTCCATGTTTCTGGCTCAAGCAATGAGTGCCGACCGTTCCTGCCAGAACGCCGTCAACGACTTGTCGATTAAACGGTCATGTGGCGGCATGAAGCCCAGTAGCACTCGCACGGGCGCCTACTGCAAAGCCAGAAAACGCCTACCTGTGGAAATGGTTTCTACGCTGGTCAGGCACACCGGTGCTTCGATAAGTGATAACGCACCCTCGTCGTGGCGCTGGATGGGACGGCCTGTACGGTTGGTGGACGGCACGACGGTCAGCATGCCCGACACTGCGGCCAATCAGGGTGCCTATCCGCAGTCACGCGGCCAGAAAGTCGGTCTTGGTTTTCCCCTGTGTCGCGTGGTTGGCATCGTTTGCCTTTCCAGCGGCGCCGTCTTGGATGCCGCCCTTGGGCGCTTCCGAGGCAAAGGCGGCGATGAGCAAACGCTGCTCAGATCAATGCTCGACACGCTGAAAACAGGCGACATTTTATTGGGCGACGCTTACTACGCTACCTACTTCTTGCTGTGTGAGTTGCAACGAAGAGGTGTCGATGGCGTGTTCGAACAATACGGTGCTCGACGGCGCAGCACGGACTTTCGCCTAGGGCAAAGTCTGGGTTCGGAAGATCACCTGATCGAATTGAAAAAGCCTGCAAGAAGACCGCCGTGGATGAGTCAAACGCATTACGAACAGGCGCCTGAAAGACTGACAGTGCGAGAGCTGAAGGCGGGTGGAAAGACTTTGGTCACCACGTTGCATTGCCCGAAGCAGACACCCAAAACAGCTCTCAAATCGCTGTACAAGGGTCGATGGCATGTCGAGTTGGATCTGCGCAATCTCAAAGCTACGCTAGGACTTGGAAAGTTAAGCTGCAAAACCCCAGGCATGGCAGTCAAGGAGTTATGGGTCTATCTGTTGGCACACAATCTGATCCGAATGCTCATGGCGCAATCGGCTCTGTTAGCGGATTGCTTGCCTCGCGAACTGAGCTTCAAACACAGCCTTCAGCTATGGCTGGCTTTGCGACAATATGGCAGCCCCGAAGACGAGGATGGCCTGTCGAATTTATTGATGTTGATTGCTCAGAGGCGCGTCGGGAATCGGCCTGGTCGTATCGAGCCGCGAGCCATAAAACGAAGACCTCAAGCCTACCCCTTACTGACCAAACCGCGTCGGTCAGCAAGGGCAGATGTCAGGAAAAATGGGCACGCAAAACATGTTAAGTAA